One Dromiciops gliroides isolate mDroGli1 chromosome 3, mDroGli1.pri, whole genome shotgun sequence DNA segment encodes these proteins:
- the SMCO4 gene encoding single-pass membrane and coiled-coil domain-containing protein 4 isoform X2, whose translation MRQLKGKPKKETSKDKKERKQAMQEARQQITTVVLPTLAVVVVLIVVFVYVATRPTTTE comes from the coding sequence ATGAGGCAGCTCAAAGGGAAACCCAAGAAGGAGACTTCAAAAGATAAGAAGGAGCGGAAGCAGGCCATGCAGGAGGCACGGCAGCAGATCACCACCGTCGTGCTGCCCACACTGGCTGTGGTGGTGGTCCTGATCGTGGTGTTTGTCTATGTTGCCACGCGCCCCACCACCACTGAATGA